AAATTCTTATCTTCTTCAGCAAAGAATGGAATTAGGAGTGGAATTCACATGGTAAGTCTCAAGAATTTTCTCCCAAAAGTATATTCTCTTTTTCTGATCGTATTCGCTTTAAGTACGTTCGGCTGTTATAGTCGTCCAAAAAAATCCGGCCTTCTAGATTATATGAATATTTCCAATATAGTTTCTTACTTAGGAGGAACTGCATCCGAGATCAATGTACAAGTAAATGGATTAACGAACTCCGGTATCTTGATCGTAGAGTTAGTTAGCACAGGAGAACAAATTACTTTCAATGCCGGTGCAGGAACATTGACGGACACTTTTTCCGGAGTTTACGATTATAATCAAACTTATACTCTAAACATATTTGCACAGCCTGCAACTTCTCCGACCCAAACCTGTATCATAAGTAATCCAAATCTGAATCTTAACTTCTATAATAAAACATTCGTGGTAAACTGTGCCGAAAACTGGTACAAGGCGAACGTAAGTATCACGGGGATAGACAGCACAAATACTACTAATTTAGAAATTTATAATAATGGCACGGACCTAAAAACGAGGACCTCCAACGGGACAGTCAGTTTCGACGTGGGAGACGGTTTAGGATACGATATCACTATCGGAGCAGTGCCTACAGTCCCTTCTACCCATACCTGTCAAGTAGTGACTTCTCCTGCGAACGGGACTATCAGCGGCGCGGATGTAAATTTACAGATCAGTTGTTTGAGTCTGATGAAGACAAGCGTGGCTTCGGGAAGTTTTATGCCTTCCACTAAGGCAATGACTTTCACATTCTCGGGACCTGTAACAGGTTGCATATTGGATTCTACCGGCGGCGGTCCTCCTTATAACGCGGGTACTGCCAGTGGAAGCCCTGGAATTACCTACGCTGGGAATGGGGCAAAGATTGCTCCGACCACTCTCCCCTGGTCTTTTGGAGCTCTCACATTTCCGCTACAAGTAAGCTTTACTCTCACAGGATGTGCGGATGCGGTGGCAGCAGCGAATAATGGGGCTACTCTATCCGTGACCGTCAAAATGATGGATGGGGACGTTTATTTCGTAAGCGATACTTCAGGAAACGATTCAAATAGCTGTTTGGATCCGAGCGTATCCTGTAAGACAATCCAAACAGCGGTCAGCCAATGTTCTTCCTCGAGTATCTGCACGGTATTTGTAGAAGGTGGGAATTATATTATCTCAGGAAGCGTTTCTCCCATTACTCTAAACTCTAGCGGAGGAGTAAGACTTCTTGGAAGTTTTGACCCGACATTTAGCACACAAAGTTTGGATCTAACCCCGAGCAGAATTGCAGATAATAGGACTGTCGCTCAATGTCCAGGAACCATTTTAAGCTCTAATGAATGTGCTCCGATCACGGTAACCGCAAGCGGGATGGGTGGAGATTCAACCAAAGCACATGTAATCCAAGGGTTTAGTATATTTGCAGATGAAACTAAACAAAACTCTTTCGGTATCCGTATCAAAAACGGAGATTCGAATAGTTTCTCCTATATCTTCGGAAATTATATTTCCGGAGGAGAAGGAGGATTAGGAGTCGAAAATTCCGCCGGAACACGAGGTGGGATCTACCTTCTTAGCTCTCCCTCGAATAACCAAATCGATACGAATGTGATCAAGGGTGGATTTGGTGCATCAAATTCTACGGCGGTTTATAGTACTGATTCTAATCTATACTTACTTCGAAATAGAATAAGTGGAGATAAAGCTGTAAACGATTCCCATTCAGTGTGGCTTGTAAATTTTGTAGATTCCTTAGTAGCAATTATAAATAATACAATGAACTTCCGCCCGTATTCGGATGGTTCCGTAACCTCTAAGTTTACTTATGGAATCCGTAATGAAGAGAATACAGCTCTAATTAAGTTCTATATAGCGGGAAACACGATCTATTCGGGTGGAGCTACCGTCGGTTCTAACTACGGAATATTTATGACCGGAGTTGCAACGAACGCGCAGATGGCAAATAACCTGATTGTTGGACAGGGAACAAGTGCAGTCTGTTCTTCCTTTAGCACCACTCCGTCTACTAATGCAGTATTTAGAGGAAACAGTTTAGATTGTCCATCCGGCAAAACGGTCACTGTTGGAGCTACGAATTTTGCGATCTTCTGTAGTGGAAATGGAACTTTTAATATTTCCGGTCTCTGCCTTGTGGCTAATGCTTTTATGAACGATGTTCTAACTGCAACTAGATCAAACCAAAACTTTGTAACGACACCTTCTTTCAACGGTTATCCGATAGCACAACCTTGGCTGTCTATGAATACGGCTACCGGTGGACCTTGCTCAATCGCGTTTGGCGGTGTGGAAACTTCTTCCTATCTAAATAGTTTCGATCCGAATTATAAGTTGGACGCAGTCATTGGAGCACCAGTAACAAGAACCTCATCTTCCGGTGGAACTACACCATTCGGTTCAGATGGGTATTCCATCGGAGCATTCGAGCGAGACGATCCAGGTTGTTTCTAAAAGACAGCATAAATTAAATTATCGAAAAATAATTTCATAATTTTGCTACGCAGATGAAACTAGAAATCGCTGTTGAAGTAGCGTTAGTAGAAAAGAATCGATCAGTTGCACTTCCATAAACATTTACGATGCTCTGCGAATTTCTTTGAGTAGTTGACCAAGCTCCCCCCACCCTTGCCAAAGAGCTTTTAGTTCCAAAAGAACTCAAAGCAAAAGGATTCGTTGAGCTATACAAAGAATACAATTGAATTGCATCTGGTAGCATCCAATCGGAATGACCAGCTAACGTTAAATTATCACAGAATGTTTCCGCTTCGGCTTGGGTAATATTGAAATCATTCGCGGTAACGGAGCCCGCATTACAATCCCCAGTCACATAATCATATAATGAAATGGTTCCGGTTCCGGAATTGAATCCAGTGCACAAAGTCCATAAAAAGTGATTTTTGGAATCAGTAACCGTTCCATTATCATTGTCCACGAGAGTCGCTGTCCCGCAGTTATTTCCTCCCAACGCTGTGATAAAAGAGTCGTTGTTGACGCTATTAATATAAGCATCATTAGCATTCGCAAACGTTACAGGATTCGCAACCGTCTGACCGCAATGGAAAGAATTTAATCCCCCGCCTCCTGCCAATAATAATAGTAAACCGCTTAGATCTTGTTTGGAATCACTACCACAATTGGCTAAAGAAAGATAAGAAAATAAGAATAACAATGTCAGACGTTTCATAGGAAGGAAGATGGTTATAGCTCTTTTTTAGTCAAGCATCGAGCGACACTAAGGAATAAAAATCATGTGATTAGGAATATACGAACATGACAACTAATCACTTTGGATTAGTTCGTTTAACACTGTTTAATGAAGATAAAAGTTTGAGTGAGTATAAGGGATCGGCTTTCTATTGTTAGATTAGAGCAGATTCTATTCTTTAGAAGCTAGCTCTTCCCAATCGGCGACCTTCTTATGTAATTCCTCTTGTAGATGACTCAATCTTTCTCCCGATTTTCTGGCAAGCTCAGGATCGGGAGACTGTAAGTTTTGGACCAACTCCTTCTCCTCCGTTTCCAAAGAGAGTATCTCTTTTTCCAAGATCTCCAGTTTCCTTTTATCTTGGTAGCTTAGGCCCTTTTTCTTATTGTCCGGTTGTTTTTCGGGCGGTTTAGGAGTGTTTGTCTTGGTTTCTTTCTCT
This genomic stretch from Leptospira licerasiae serovar Varillal str. VAR 010 harbors:
- a CDS encoding DUF1566 domain-containing protein; the protein is MKRLTLLFLFSYLSLANCGSDSKQDLSGLLLLLAGGGGLNSFHCGQTVANPVTFANANDAYINSVNNDSFITALGGNNCGTATLVDNDNGTVTDSKNHFLWTLCTGFNSGTGTISLYDYVTGDCNAGSVTANDFNITQAEAETFCDNLTLAGHSDWMLPDAIQLYSLYSSTNPFALSSFGTKSSLARVGGAWSTTQRNSQSIVNVYGSATDRFFSTNATSTAISSFICVAKL